A section of the Falco peregrinus isolate bFalPer1 chromosome 3, bFalPer1.pri, whole genome shotgun sequence genome encodes:
- the CCT5 gene encoding T-complex protein 1 subunit epsilon, whose product MSAMGTLAFDEYGRPFLILKDQERKTRLMGLEALKSHIMAAKAVASTLRTSLGPNGLDKMMVDKDGEVTVTNDGATILNMMDVDHQIAKLMVELSKSQDDEIGDGTTGVVVLAGALLEQAEQLLDRGIHPIRIADGYEQAARIAIEHLDKISDSFPVDPQNIEPLIQTAKTTLGSKVVNRCHRQMAEIAVNAVLTVADMERKDVDFELIKVQGKVGGRLEDTQLVKGVIVDKDFSHPQMPKELKDAKIAILTCPFEPPKPKTKHKLDVTSVEDYKALQKYEKEKFEEMVKQIKDTGANLAICQWGFDDEANHLLLQNELPAVRWVGGPEIELIAIATGGRIVPRFCELTAEKLGFAGIVREISFGTTKDRMLVIEQCQNSRAVTIFIRGGNKMIIEEAKRSLHDALCVIRNLVRDNRIVYGGGAAEISCALAVSEAADKCPSLEQYAMRAFADALEVIPMALSENSGMNPIQTMTEVRARQVKENNPALGIDCLQKGTNDMKQQHVIETLIGKKQQISLATQVVRMILKIDDIRRPGESEE is encoded by the exons ATGTCGGCCATGGGGACGCTGGCCTTTGACGAGTATGGACGCCCTTTCCTCATCCTCAAGGACCAGGAGCGCAAGACGCGCCTCATGGGACTTGAGGCGCTCAAG TCTCACATAATGGCAGCAAAAGCTGTAGCAAGTACTCTGAGAACATCCCTTGGGCCCAATg GCCTGGATAAAATGATGGTGGACAAAGATGGCGAGGTGACTGTGACAAACGATGGTGCTACTATCCTGAATATGATGGATGTGGATCACCAGATAGCCAAACTTATGGTGGAGCTGTCTAAATCTCAAGATGATGAGATTGGGGATGGAACCACTGGAGTTGTTG ttCTGGCTGGAGCGTTACTGGAACAAGCTGAGCAATTACTAGATCGTGGTATTCACCCTATCAGGATAGCAGATGGTTATGAGCAGGCAGCCCGCATTGCTATTGAGCATCTAGACAAAATCAGTGACAGCTTTCCAGTTGATCCACAGAACATTGAACCTCTGATCCAGACAGCAAAGACAACGCTAGGCTCTAAAGT AGTTAACCGTTGTCACAGACAAATGGCAGAAATTGCTGTAAATGCTGTACTGACAGTAGCAGATATGGAACGTAAAGATGTTGATTTTGAGCTGATCAAAGTACAAGGCAAAGTGGGAGGTAGACTGGAAGATACACAGTTGGTTAAAGGAGTTATTGTGGATAAAGATTTCAGTCATCCACAGATGCCTAAA GAGCTTAAAGATGCTAAAATTGCAATCCTTACTTGTCCATTTGAACCACCTAAGCCTAAAACCAAGCATAAGCTTGATGTCACATCTGTGGAAGATTACAAGGCACTGCAGAAATACGAAAAGGAGAAGTTTGAAGAGATGGTGAAACAG ATAAAAGACACTGGTGCAAACCTTGCTATTTGCCAGTGGGGTTTTGATGATGAGGCAAATCACTTGCTGCTCCAGAATGAGCTGCCTGCTGTTCGTTGGGTTGGTGGACCTGAAATAGAA TTAATCGCCATTGCAACTGGAGGACGCATCGTTCCTCGCTTCTGTGAACTCACAGCAGAGAAACTGGGTTTTGCGGGTATTGTTCGAGAGATCTCCTTTGGAACAACAAAGGACAGAATGCTTGTCATTGAGCAGTGTCAGAACTCCAGAGCTGTGACCATTTTCATTagaggaggaaataaaatg ATTATTGAAGAAGCAAAGCGATCTCTTCATGATGCGTTGTGTGTAATCCGGAATCTTGTTCGCGATAATCGTATTGTGTATGGTGGTGGAGCAGCTGAAATTTCTTGTGCCTTGGCAGTGAGTGAAGCAGCAGATAAG tGCCCGTCTTTGGAACAGTATGCTATGAGGGCTTTTGCAGATGCCTTGGAAGTAATTCCCATGGCACTTTCAGAGAACAGTGGTATGAATCCAATACAGACTATGACGGAAGTGCGGGCTAggcaagtgaaagaaaataatccgGCCCTTGGCATTGATTGTTTGCAGAAAGGAACAAACG AtatgaagcagcagcatgttATAGAAACCTTGATTGGTAAGAAACAGCAGATTTCTCTGGCGACTCAGGTTGTTAGAATGATTCTGAAGATTGATGATATCCGTAGGCCTGGAGAATCTGAAGAGTGA